From a region of the Constantimarinum furrinae genome:
- a CDS encoding DUF420 domain-containing protein: MEVTPSEKQKKYTVWIWILSIAIPIAVAVLFTVRIPGVERLGFLPPIYATINAITAILLVTAVIMIRRGNRIIHERIMKTCILLSALFLIMYVLYHMTSDSTSFGGEGILKYIYFFILLTHILLSITVIPFVLITYVRAISGNFPMHKKIARITFPIWLYVAVTGVIVYLMISPYY; the protein is encoded by the coding sequence ATGGAAGTCACCCCTTCAGAAAAACAAAAAAAATATACAGTCTGGATTTGGATTCTTTCAATTGCAATTCCAATAGCAGTTGCAGTATTATTTACCGTACGAATTCCAGGGGTTGAACGATTGGGGTTTTTACCGCCCATTTATGCTACGATTAATGCTATTACTGCAATTTTGCTGGTTACTGCAGTTATAATGATACGAAGAGGTAACAGAATTATACATGAAAGGATCATGAAGACCTGCATATTGCTTTCGGCGCTGTTTTTAATTATGTATGTGCTTTATCATATGACTTCAGATTCTACCTCCTTTGGAGGTGAGGGCATTCTAAAATATATTTACTTTTTTATATTACTCACACATATACTATTATCAATTACCGTCATTCCGTTTGTATTGATCACTTATGTAAGAGCGATCTCAGGGAACTTTCCAATGCATAAAAAAATAGCGCGCATAACCTTTCCCATTTGGCTATACGTTGCAGTTACCGGGGTAATTGTTTATTTAATGATCTCACCCTACTATTAA
- a CDS encoding SCO family protein yields MKKNYSYIGITFVILIFGIWAVPKIVDHFSEPDMAVIGEVPPFNFTNQNGNAISNSDYSGKVYVAEFFFTTCPSICPIMNRNMVIIQDEFYGNPNLGFASFSIDPAYDTPQVLKQYAENYKITSPNWHLLTGDKEEIFKLANEGFNLYVGEASEVEGGFEHSGFFALIDQDGKIRSRYDENGNPVIYYDGLEAEGIAMLIEDIKKLL; encoded by the coding sequence ATGAAAAAAAATTATTCTTACATAGGGATCACATTTGTAATACTCATTTTTGGAATATGGGCTGTCCCGAAGATCGTAGATCATTTTTCGGAACCCGATATGGCCGTTATTGGAGAAGTACCTCCATTTAATTTTACCAACCAGAATGGAAATGCTATTTCAAATTCTGATTATTCGGGAAAAGTATATGTGGCTGAATTTTTCTTTACAACCTGCCCTTCAATATGTCCCATTATGAATAGGAATATGGTGATTATTCAGGATGAATTTTATGGTAATCCGAATTTAGGATTCGCCTCCTTCAGTATTGATCCGGCCTATGATACTCCTCAGGTGCTTAAACAATATGCCGAAAACTATAAGATCACCAGTCCTAACTGGCATCTACTTACCGGGGACAAGGAAGAAATATTTAAATTGGCAAATGAAGGTTTCAATCTCTACGTAGGTGAAGCTTCAGAAGTGGAAGGCGGATTTGAACATTCAGGGTTTTTTGCTCTCATTGATCAGGACGGAAAAATAAGATCGCGTTATGACGAAAACGGAAATCCGGTTATTTATTATGATGGCCTGGAAGCCGAAGGCATTGCCATGCTAATTGAAGACATTAAAAAATTACTCTAA
- a CDS encoding gliding motility protein RemB, with amino-acid sequence MKILASLLVFLISNFIFSQSNTAVFEKYPVFPECTASTVDQLPACFNFTLSEFVYSNFKTPEIVASENYKGTIAVFFEIDKEGDFRVIYVDAFYDDLKEETKRVFGLLPKITPATYNGNPTYVQFTMPIAIPLQQPIMGQGVSTVGKEADSREEKRQDLTNEFESIVNLPYENEEYSSEINIPLSHHNYSLFDPAMNRVGLNNHTAQKPYLYSEVNKYYSFEDENAKLLKNKTSWFGRKLWNEHMVTIKGADYWITFDPGVDLQAGKDTDADINTYNNTRLVYTQGGIGKSFNFFAVIYESQGRFADYFNRFAEARKPDGGNPAIIPARGIAKQFRKDSYDYPIATGHISYSPSKWFNFQLGHGKIFIGDGYRSLLLSDNASPYPFAKINSTFWKLKYTNTWMSLRDVRPAVTLDGSFRTKFMANHYLSYNVTKRLNIGLFESVIWENDNDRGFDFNYINPVIFYRAIEFSTGSRGGNALVGLSAKYKFTDRVNTYGQLIIDEFSSGDIFGGEGSYKNKVGYQLGAKYYDAFGLKGLFLQAEYNRVRPYTYSHNTIVLNYGHNNQSMAHTLGANFSEFIGIARFQKGRIFGDVKVILAKRGFEFNTANDDRFYGGSIYGTEDLRISDNGNELAQGNTTDFFHTELQAGYLINPATNLKFYASLILRDFKPMLNTEDVFENQTTWVNFGIRTDLFNWYYDF; translated from the coding sequence ATGAAGATACTTGCCTCACTTCTGGTTTTTTTAATTTCAAACTTTATCTTTTCCCAATCTAATACAGCAGTCTTCGAAAAATATCCGGTGTTCCCTGAATGCACAGCATCAACTGTAGACCAACTTCCCGCCTGCTTCAATTTTACGCTAAGTGAGTTTGTTTATTCAAATTTTAAGACACCCGAAATTGTTGCTTCGGAAAATTATAAAGGTACCATTGCTGTATTTTTTGAAATTGATAAAGAAGGCGATTTCAGGGTAATTTATGTTGATGCGTTTTATGACGATCTGAAGGAAGAAACAAAGCGGGTGTTTGGATTACTTCCGAAGATAACTCCCGCAACCTATAATGGTAACCCCACTTATGTTCAGTTTACGATGCCAATAGCCATTCCCTTGCAGCAGCCGATTATGGGTCAGGGTGTAAGTACAGTGGGTAAAGAAGCGGATTCCCGCGAGGAAAAACGACAGGACCTAACGAATGAATTTGAATCGATCGTGAACCTCCCTTATGAAAATGAGGAGTACAGTAGCGAAATAAATATTCCGCTTTCGCATCACAATTACAGCTTATTCGATCCTGCTATGAACCGCGTAGGGTTAAACAATCACACAGCACAGAAACCGTATCTCTACAGTGAAGTAAATAAATATTACAGCTTTGAAGATGAAAATGCGAAGTTGCTTAAAAATAAAACCTCTTGGTTTGGCAGGAAGCTATGGAATGAACATATGGTTACTATTAAGGGAGCAGATTACTGGATCACTTTCGATCCTGGTGTCGATCTCCAGGCCGGAAAAGATACCGATGCCGATATAAATACGTACAACAACACCCGATTAGTCTATACTCAGGGAGGTATAGGAAAGAGCTTTAATTTTTTTGCAGTTATCTATGAAAGTCAGGGGCGATTTGCTGACTATTTTAACCGATTTGCCGAAGCGCGTAAACCCGATGGGGGGAACCCTGCTATTATTCCGGCACGTGGGATCGCAAAACAGTTCAGAAAAGATTCTTACGATTATCCCATAGCAACAGGTCATATTTCCTATTCGCCTTCAAAATGGTTTAATTTTCAACTTGGTCATGGCAAGATCTTTATTGGTGATGGATATCGGTCCCTTTTGCTAAGCGACAATGCCAGTCCATATCCGTTTGCGAAGATCAATTCTACATTCTGGAAATTAAAATACACCAATACGTGGATGTCACTTCGTGATGTGCGACCGGCGGTTACTCTCGACGGATCGTTCAGGACAAAATTCATGGCAAACCACTATTTAAGTTATAATGTTACTAAACGTCTGAATATTGGTCTGTTCGAGTCGGTCATCTGGGAAAATGACAACGACAGAGGCTTCGACTTTAACTATATTAATCCGGTGATCTTTTACAGAGCCATAGAGTTTTCTACAGGTTCACGTGGGGGAAATGCCTTAGTGGGATTGAGTGCCAAATATAAATTTACAGACAGGGTGAACACATATGGCCAATTAATTATTGATGAATTTTCATCTGGTGATATATTTGGCGGAGAAGGAAGTTATAAGAATAAGGTGGGATATCAATTGGGCGCAAAGTACTATGATGCGTTCGGATTGAAAGGGTTATTTTTGCAGGCAGAATACAACCGAGTGCGGCCCTATACCTATTCACATAATACCATAGTGTTGAATTACGGGCACAACAATCAGTCGATGGCACATACACTGGGAGCAAATTTTTCAGAATTTATTGGTATTGCGCGATTTCAGAAAGGAAGAATTTTTGGGGATGTTAAGGTTATTCTGGCTAAAAGGGGATTCGAATTTAATACAGCAAACGATGATCGCTTTTACGGCGGAAGTATATATGGTACCGAAGACCTTAGAATTTCGGATAATGGTAATGAACTGGCACAGGGGAATACTACAGATTTCTTTCATACTGAACTCCAGGCAGGATATCTTATAAATCCGGCAACAAACCTTAAGTTTTACGCAAGCTTGATCCTAAGAGATTTCAAGCCCATGCTGAATACAGAAGATGTCTTCGAAAACCAAACAACTTGGGTCAATTTTGGAATAAGAACAGATCTGTTTAATTGGTATTACGATTTTTAA
- the gcvH gene encoding glycine cleavage system protein GcvH: MSVPSELKYTKDHEWVRIDGDTATIGITQFAQGELGDIVYVEVETVDETLDKDEVFGTVEAVKTVSDLFLPLSGEIIQFNDTLESEPEKVNADPYGEGWMIKMKISNPAEIDQLLDDAAYKELIGA, from the coding sequence ATGAGTGTTCCTTCAGAATTAAAATATACAAAAGACCATGAATGGGTGCGCATCGATGGAGATACGGCGACCATAGGGATAACCCAATTTGCTCAGGGTGAATTAGGAGATATTGTATATGTTGAAGTAGAAACCGTCGACGAAACGCTGGATAAGGATGAAGTTTTCGGGACGGTTGAGGCTGTTAAAACAGTTTCAGATTTGTTTTTACCCCTATCTGGTGAGATCATCCAATTTAATGATACCCTGGAGTCTGAACCAGAAAAGGTGAACGCAGATCCTTACGGAGAAGGCTGGATGATAAAAATGAAGATATCGAATCCTGCAGAAATCGATCAATTACTGGATGACGCAGCCTACAAAGAACTTATTGGGGCCTAG
- a CDS encoding ABC transporter ATP-binding protein, with amino-acid sequence MIEIKDLHKSYVMGANTLHVLKGIDFTVSEGEMVSIMGSSGSGKSTLLNILGMLDEADEGSYTLDGTVIKNLNERVAARYRNKFLGFIFQSFNLINYKSALDNVAMPLYYQGIKRNERMDKAMHYLEKVGLGDWSSHLPSELSGGQKQRVAIARALASDPKVLLADEPTGALDTKTSYEVMELIQGINDEGKTILVVTHEDDIAHMTKRIVNLKDGIIIDDSVVNQVRAKTESYV; translated from the coding sequence ATGATCGAAATCAAGGACTTACACAAATCCTATGTGATGGGTGCCAATACACTTCACGTTCTAAAAGGAATAGATTTTACTGTTTCTGAAGGAGAGATGGTTTCTATCATGGGTTCATCAGGTTCCGGAAAATCTACCCTACTGAACATTTTAGGCATGCTTGATGAGGCCGATGAAGGGAGCTATACATTAGATGGTACGGTCATAAAAAACCTGAATGAGCGCGTTGCTGCCCGGTATAGAAATAAATTCCTTGGTTTTATCTTTCAGTCATTCAACCTTATAAACTACAAATCGGCCTTAGATAACGTCGCCATGCCTCTATACTATCAGGGTATTAAACGGAACGAACGCATGGATAAGGCAATGCATTATCTCGAAAAGGTAGGTCTGGGAGATTGGTCGTCTCATTTACCTAGTGAACTCTCCGGAGGACAAAAACAACGTGTGGCCATCGCCAGAGCATTGGCCAGTGACCCAAAGGTATTACTTGCCGATGAACCTACAGGTGCATTAGATACTAAAACTTCTTACGAAGTTATGGAACTAATTCAGGGAATTAACGATGAAGGCAAGACAATACTGGTGGTTACCCACGAAGATGATATTGCCCATATGACCAAACGGATCGTAAATCTAAAGGACGGGATAATTATTGATGATTCTGTCGTAAATCAGGTGCGAGCAAAGACCGAATCATATGTTTAA
- a CDS encoding energy transducer TonB, which yields MEPKKNPKADVSRRSMIFFQLGMILMLFVAWQAIEWKTYDNSNLGRDMLDVGDELEEEIPITQPITPPPPPPPPPPAPEVIEVVEDEEEVEETIIESTETSQEEEIVEIEEIEEAVEEEIADVPFAVIENVPIYPGCESAGNNAAKKACMSEKIQKFVQKKFDAELANDLGLDAGRQRISVQFKIDKNGNVTNVRARAPHPKLEQEAIDVVNQLPKMTPGKQRGKAVGVLYALPIVFEVQN from the coding sequence ATGGAACCCAAAAAGAATCCGAAGGCCGATGTTAGTCGCAGGAGTATGATCTTCTTCCAGTTAGGAATGATTTTAATGCTATTTGTGGCATGGCAAGCTATTGAATGGAAAACATATGACAATTCCAATCTTGGACGTGATATGTTAGACGTGGGAGATGAATTGGAAGAAGAAATTCCAATCACTCAACCCATTACGCCACCTCCACCACCTCCACCGCCTCCACCGGCACCTGAAGTGATAGAAGTAGTAGAAGACGAAGAAGAAGTAGAAGAAACCATAATAGAATCTACCGAAACAAGTCAGGAAGAAGAAATCGTTGAGATCGAAGAGATCGAAGAAGCAGTGGAAGAAGAAATTGCAGACGTGCCGTTTGCGGTAATCGAAAATGTTCCAATCTATCCAGGTTGTGAAAGTGCCGGAAATAATGCCGCTAAAAAGGCATGTATGTCTGAAAAGATCCAGAAGTTCGTTCAGAAGAAATTTGATGCAGAATTAGCAAATGATTTAGGTCTTGATGCCGGACGACAACGAATTTCGGTACAGTTTAAGATCGATAAGAACGGAAATGTAACCAACGTGCGTGCACGTGCTCCTCATCCTAAATTGGAGCAGGAGGCAATTGATGTAGTAAATCAGCTGCCTAAAATGACGCCCGGTAAGCAACGTGGAAAAGCAGTAGGAGTACTATATGCACTTCCAATTGTCTTTGAAGTACAAAATTAG
- a CDS encoding cytochrome C oxidase subunit IV family protein: MAHDHKLEIFRGLIKFKSNEAKIWGVFTFLSIVTIIEVALGIMKPEALIGNTFLAMKLLNWIFIILTLVKAYYITWDFMHMRDEKKGLRRSVVWTAIFLICYLVLILLIEGDYIFDVYKANYVKFDF; the protein is encoded by the coding sequence ATGGCACACGATCACAAACTGGAAATTTTTAGAGGACTAATAAAATTTAAGTCTAACGAAGCCAAAATATGGGGAGTTTTTACCTTCCTTTCTATCGTTACTATCATTGAGGTTGCATTGGGTATCATGAAGCCCGAAGCGCTAATAGGAAACACCTTCCTGGCAATGAAGTTGCTTAACTGGATATTCATCATATTAACTCTGGTTAAGGCATATTATATCACCTGGGATTTTATGCACATGAGAGATGAGAAAAAGGGTCTTCGCAGATCTGTAGTATGGACAGCTATCTTTCTTATCTGTTACCTTGTTTTAATTCTTCTTATTGAAGGGGATTATATTTTCGATGTTTATAAAGCGAACTACGTTAAATTCGATTTTTAA
- a CDS encoding cytochrome c oxidase subunit 3, translated as MDYTEGTEEKKQNRAKKMMLWFGIVSLVMSFAGLTSAYVVSSERKDWLTDFQIPQAFYISLVVIILSSVTFHFAKKLVSEEKNKPGMALLVATFILGIVFIILQFIGFSQIIENGYFFTGSESSITTSFIYLVVLLHIAHLVVALISVLVVIYNHFKLKYVKGKTLGIELAATFWHFVDILWIYLFLFFYFVR; from the coding sequence ATGGATTATACCGAAGGAACTGAAGAGAAAAAACAAAACCGGGCAAAGAAAATGATGCTATGGTTTGGAATCGTAAGTCTTGTTATGAGCTTTGCGGGATTGACAAGTGCTTATGTAGTAAGTAGTGAACGGAAGGACTGGTTGACCGATTTTCAAATTCCACAAGCATTTTATATCAGCCTCGTGGTGATAATATTAAGTAGCGTTACTTTCCATTTTGCCAAAAAGCTAGTTTCTGAAGAAAAGAATAAGCCCGGAATGGCGCTTTTAGTGGCTACTTTTATATTGGGAATTGTATTTATCATCCTTCAATTTATAGGATTTTCACAGATCATTGAAAACGGATATTTTTTTACCGGAAGCGAGAGTAGTATAACCACCTCATTTATTTATTTGGTAGTTCTCTTGCATATAGCACACTTGGTGGTAGCCTTAATTTCTGTTCTGGTTGTAATTTATAATCATTTTAAACTAAAGTATGTAAAAGGGAAAACGCTGGGAATTGAATTGGCTGCTACTTTTTGGCATTTCGTTGATATTCTGTGGATTTACCTGTTTTTGTTCTTTTATTTTGTTAGATGA
- a CDS encoding MBL fold metallo-hydrolase, whose translation MMKLKIALSIALMVAGFSMVAQDDGDGKFNARVIKVNNNVYMLQGRGGNIGISIGVDGIFMIDNQFDEAVEENLKRIQSLKNVPVKFLVNTHHHGDHTGGNSKMAKTGTTIISHENARSRLVNIIKNSEEQTDGEQLPVITINEDMTFYYNGEEIEVFHVKNAHTDGDVMIYFSRSNVLHTGDVFFSKRYPYIDVKNGGSVDGYITALGTAIKKINASTKVIPGHGDIAAVSDLQYSQQMLSDIQEAVFKQYGMGKTLEEVLAMTNITAKYDAQGFGDHFITNQEILRIMYENADAELGEEMKQRERDLQDIEDIKKKHEDTKAKKDQALKNQELKLKNSPSNEEMQKIKDKMKEDGDGGGL comes from the coding sequence ATGATGAAATTAAAAATTGCACTTAGTATCGCTTTAATGGTAGCGGGATTTTCTATGGTCGCTCAGGACGATGGCGATGGTAAATTCAATGCAAGAGTTATAAAAGTTAACAACAATGTCTATATGTTGCAGGGCAGAGGTGGTAATATTGGAATTAGTATTGGGGTAGACGGAATTTTTATGATCGACAATCAGTTTGACGAGGCTGTTGAAGAAAATCTTAAGCGCATACAAAGCCTTAAAAATGTTCCTGTAAAATTTTTAGTGAACACACATCATCATGGAGATCATACCGGTGGAAACAGTAAAATGGCTAAAACCGGAACTACCATAATTTCTCATGAGAACGCCAGATCCCGACTCGTAAATATCATTAAGAATTCGGAAGAACAAACCGATGGAGAACAATTACCGGTAATTACCATTAATGAAGATATGACCTTTTATTACAACGGAGAAGAAATTGAGGTATTTCACGTAAAGAATGCTCATACCGATGGAGATGTTATGATCTATTTCAGCAGAAGTAATGTGTTGCATACCGGAGACGTATTCTTTAGTAAAAGATACCCGTACATAGACGTAAAAAATGGTGGTTCTGTAGATGGTTATATTACTGCATTGGGTACAGCCATAAAAAAGATCAATGCGAGTACTAAAGTCATCCCAGGCCATGGAGATATCGCGGCAGTCTCAGATCTTCAATATTCTCAACAAATGTTGAGCGACATTCAAGAAGCAGTTTTCAAGCAATATGGAATGGGGAAAACTCTGGAGGAAGTTCTGGCCATGACGAATATAACTGCTAAATATGATGCTCAAGGTTTCGGAGATCACTTTATAACTAATCAGGAAATCTTACGAATCATGTATGAAAATGCCGATGCCGAACTCGGCGAAGAAATGAAGCAAAGAGAAAGAGATCTACAAGATATTGAGGACATAAAGAAAAAACATGAAGATACTAAAGCCAAAAAAGATCAGGCATTAAAAAACCAGGAATTAAAATTGAAAAACAGTCCGAGCAACGAAGAAATGCAGAAAATAAAGGATAAAATGAAGGAAGACGGTGACGGCGGCGGACTTTAA
- a CDS encoding VanZ family protein yields the protein MTQPTKNLLGPRIFLYTGILYTALISVALLSSTAELPRVETIFLDKIVHIVLHFFLFLIWAIYFSTTKNKVFTGNPVLWSFLCCLLYGIIIELLQQQFTTTRQADILDVAANTIGSILGIVVFLKIKDRIKRKI from the coding sequence ATGACGCAGCCTACAAAGAACTTATTGGGGCCTAGAATATTTCTTTATACAGGAATACTTTACACCGCGCTGATCTCTGTTGCTTTACTTTCGTCTACCGCAGAACTACCCCGGGTAGAAACTATTTTTCTCGACAAGATCGTTCATATCGTGCTGCATTTTTTCCTGTTTCTTATTTGGGCGATATATTTTTCAACTACAAAGAATAAAGTGTTTACCGGTAATCCTGTGCTCTGGTCATTTTTATGTTGTCTTTTATATGGCATAATTATTGAGTTATTACAACAGCAGTTTACAACGACTCGGCAGGCAGATATTTTAGATGTAGCTGCGAATACAATAGGATCAATTCTTGGTATTGTTGTGTTTTTAAAAATAAAAGACAGAATCAAGCGTAAAATTTGA
- a CDS encoding cytochrome c oxidase subunit 3, with amino-acid sequence MEATVVETGTEGKTWGGGNQPLRASYGKMMMWFFIVSDALTFSGFLASYGFSRFKFIDSWPIADEVFTHFPFLHGVDAPMYYVAFMTFILIFSSVTMVLAVDAGHKMQKNKVILYMFLTIIGGLIFVGSQAWEWATFIKGDYGAVETKGGKIIQFLNTDGERVALADFAKHLPTTAVTHTEGNGVWYEAEETQTSFNIEEVKAGFLANENLLVRTQYLNENGEPTVLSREESVAKLVNDGKLVVEGANLKHNEYGTPLFADFFFFITGFHGFHVFSGVIFNLIIFFNVIIGTYERRGHYEMVEKVGLYWHFVDLVWVFVFTFFYLV; translated from the coding sequence ATGGAAGCTACTGTTGTTGAAACAGGTACTGAAGGAAAAACCTGGGGTGGTGGTAATCAACCCTTAAGAGCGAGTTACGGTAAAATGATGATGTGGTTTTTCATTGTTTCTGATGCCTTGACTTTTTCAGGATTTCTTGCCTCTTATGGATTTTCAAGATTTAAATTTATAGATTCTTGGCCTATTGCAGATGAGGTGTTTACTCACTTCCCATTCCTGCACGGTGTGGATGCCCCCATGTACTATGTGGCATTTATGACATTCATTCTTATCTTTTCGTCTGTAACCATGGTGTTAGCCGTGGATGCGGGTCATAAGATGCAAAAGAATAAAGTAATTCTCTATATGTTCCTTACCATCATAGGAGGACTTATTTTTGTTGGTTCTCAGGCTTGGGAATGGGCAACTTTTATAAAAGGAGATTACGGCGCCGTTGAGACTAAAGGTGGAAAGATCATTCAGTTCTTAAACACTGATGGGGAACGGGTAGCTCTTGCAGATTTTGCAAAACATTTGCCAACTACCGCAGTGACTCATACCGAAGGAAACGGAGTTTGGTATGAGGCCGAAGAAACTCAAACTTCATTTAATATTGAAGAGGTAAAAGCAGGATTTCTCGCCAATGAAAATCTCTTGGTTAGAACACAATACCTTAATGAAAATGGCGAACCAACCGTACTTTCAAGAGAAGAATCCGTTGCCAAATTGGTCAATGACGGAAAGCTGGTTGTTGAAGGAGCCAACTTAAAACACAATGAATACGGTACACCGTTATTTGCCGATTTCTTTTTCTTTATCACAGGATTTCACGGATTTCACGTATTCTCCGGGGTAATCTTTAACTTAATCATTTTCTTTAATGTCATCATCGGAACTTATGAGCGCAGAGGGCATTACGAAATGGTAGAAAAAGTGGGGCTATACTGGCACTTTGTAGATTTAGTTTGGGTATTTGTATTTACCTTCTTTTACCTTGTTTAA
- the cyoE gene encoding heme o synthase → MSIARSHSVPGSIIRNFKEITKVRLSVSVVFSSVAGYLLGAETIDYYILLLLCIGGYCMVGASNVFNQIIERDLDALMDRTKDRPLPAGRMGVTPAFILASILTLTGIVVLYVINPQTAMFGAISIFMYVSLYTPLKTRTPLSVFVGAFPGAIPFMLGWVAATNDFGIEPGTLFMIQFFWQFPHFWAIGWFLYEDYKKGGFFMLPNGKRDKGTAIQVILYSIWTVLASLIPAVGVTGRLYITPISAILIGGIGIWLIYYAVRLYKLKTEKAARQLMLVSVSYITLLQVIYVVDKFIR, encoded by the coding sequence TTGTCTATAGCCCGATCACATTCTGTTCCAGGTTCTATCATAAGGAACTTTAAAGAAATAACCAAAGTACGACTTTCGGTAAGTGTGGTATTTTCGTCTGTGGCAGGTTATCTATTGGGTGCCGAAACTATAGATTACTATATACTATTGCTTTTATGTATAGGGGGCTATTGTATGGTAGGTGCTTCCAATGTTTTTAATCAGATCATTGAACGCGACCTTGATGCCTTAATGGATCGTACTAAAGACAGACCGCTTCCTGCGGGGAGAATGGGAGTAACTCCAGCCTTTATCTTGGCAAGTATACTTACTCTTACCGGAATTGTAGTATTGTATGTGATCAATCCACAAACTGCAATGTTTGGGGCAATTTCAATCTTCATGTACGTGAGTTTATATACTCCGCTAAAGACACGCACACCTCTATCTGTTTTTGTAGGGGCTTTTCCAGGAGCAATTCCCTTTATGCTGGGATGGGTGGCTGCAACTAATGATTTTGGAATAGAACCCGGTACATTGTTCATGATTCAGTTTTTTTGGCAGTTTCCTCACTTTTGGGCCATTGGTTGGTTTTTATATGAAGATTATAAAAAAGGTGGATTTTTTATGCTGCCTAACGGAAAACGAGATAAGGGAACCGCAATTCAGGTAATACTATACAGCATCTGGACTGTTTTGGCTTCGTTAATTCCGGCAGTGGGTGTTACCGGACGATTATATATTACGCCTATTTCAGCGATATTGATTGGAGGAATAGGAATCTGGCTTATTTACTATGCGGTAAGGTTGTATAAATTGAAAACTGAAAAAGCAGCAAGACAGCTAATGCTGGTTAGTGTAAGTTATATCACATTGTTGCAAGTGATCTATGTTGTAGATAAATTTATTAGATAA
- a CDS encoding energy transducer TonB: MKPSVQNFRSDPPKKLSKREDKKRININWNSRLFFQLGIIAGLLIVFALMQSTLGMTAKAYKVHERPLWVEPPVKTFVVEQPKVEVKQEVVKKPPVVKPKTITEVIEVIKNDDQTKVETKNTSVDVPKTNEEPVKPIKTNVVVDVPKGPKNINVVEFAPVFPGCESMGNNEAQKDCLASKLHEFIAKTFDTDKFAHYDTGKSLRIAVMFKIDDKGNVVDVVARAPDSKLEREAQRVINKLPRMTPGRQGDMPVEVIYTIPIKFNID, from the coding sequence ATGAAACCATCTGTGCAGAATTTTCGAAGCGACCCACCAAAAAAGCTTTCAAAAAGAGAGGATAAAAAACGAATTAATATTAACTGGAATTCCCGCCTGTTCTTTCAGCTCGGGATCATTGCCGGTTTACTAATCGTGTTTGCATTAATGCAAAGTACGCTGGGTATGACCGCCAAAGCGTATAAAGTACATGAACGCCCCTTGTGGGTAGAGCCCCCTGTAAAGACTTTTGTGGTGGAACAACCCAAGGTAGAAGTGAAACAAGAGGTTGTAAAGAAACCTCCGGTGGTTAAGCCGAAAACAATTACGGAAGTTATTGAGGTTATCAAAAATGATGATCAAACCAAGGTGGAAACGAAAAACACTTCGGTCGACGTACCAAAGACAAATGAAGAACCGGTAAAACCGATAAAAACGAATGTTGTCGTTGATGTTCCTAAGGGGCCAAAAAATATTAATGTTGTTGAGTTTGCCCCGGTTTTCCCTGGATGTGAGTCCATGGGCAATAATGAAGCTCAAAAGGATTGTCTGGCTTCCAAACTACATGAATTTATAGCCAAAACATTCGATACCGATAAATTTGCACATTACGATACCGGAAAATCCCTTCGTATTGCGGTGATGTTTAAAATTGACGATAAAGGGAATGTAGTAGACGTGGTTGCCCGCGCTCCCGATTCCAAGTTAGAAAGAGAAGCCCAGCGAGTGATCAATAAATTACCTCGAATGACCCCTGGCAGACAAGGGGATATGCCTGTAGAAGTTATATACACGATACCTATCAAGTTCAACATTGATTAA